A single Actinomadura algeriensis DNA region contains:
- a CDS encoding GNAT family N-acetyltransferase, whose translation MTELQGASVVLRPAVAEDVPALAAIRARPEVRARWGGGADLEAEVAADLRDPDVTQFTVRLEDRIVGMVQWYAEDDPEYRHAGIDLFLDPTVHGGGLGTDTVRTMARHLVDDHGFHRLVIDPAADNAPAIRCYEKVGFRPVGVMRQYERGADGTWHDCLLMDLLADELVR comes from the coding sequence ATGACCGAGTTGCAGGGGGCGTCCGTCGTGCTGCGCCCGGCCGTCGCGGAGGACGTACCGGCGCTGGCGGCCATCCGCGCACGGCCCGAGGTGCGCGCGCGGTGGGGCGGCGGCGCCGACCTCGAGGCCGAGGTCGCGGCCGACCTCCGGGACCCGGACGTCACGCAGTTCACCGTCCGCCTGGAGGACCGGATCGTCGGCATGGTGCAGTGGTACGCCGAGGACGACCCGGAGTACCGGCACGCGGGCATCGACCTGTTCCTCGACCCCACCGTGCACGGCGGCGGCCTCGGCACCGACACCGTCCGCACGATGGCCCGGCACCTCGTCGACGACCACGGCTTCCACCGTCTCGTCATCGACCCGGCGGCCGACAACGCCCCGGCGATCCGCTGCTACGAGAAGGTCGGCTTCCGGCCGGTCGGCGTCATGCGGCAGTACGAGCGCGGCGCCGACGGCACCTGGCACGACTGCCTCCTGATGGACCTCCTGGCCGACGAACTCGTCCGCTGA